GTTGCTTATGTGGCCCAGAAGTACCATTGCACAAATGCATTATTAAGGTAAAGGATGCTTCCGTCTTGACAATGCAACATTGTATGCTATGCATTAGGACGAGATGGGCAACTGGTAGTCAAAATGTTGCTGGCATGTCCGAGAAACAAATTGCTAGACCAAATGTTTAGTCCCATTCCCCGAATATGGGTAGAGCGAGCAGATACAAACACACTCACCCAACTCTTCCAACCATACTCCAATGCCCGCCCCCTTTTCTCCCTGAATCCATGGGGTTCAACATGGTTGACGACTGTATGCTGTACGGTATAGTGACTTGACTAGCGGCATAAAACAGCGCGATCAATTGAGTTCAAAACACAAAATACGTAGACGCTTATCTCGAGATGGCTGTCATCCGTGCTGTGGGATcagatggttttttttctggtataTTACAGCCTGGTATCACACACGGCTGGGCAATCCCCATGAGCCCAGCAGAAACGATCCTCCATGTTTATGTAGTCTGTATGCCTTTTCGGGAGCGTTGTTCATCACGCTCCAAGCCAAGTGCTTGCCCAAACGCCCAATGCGCTGcctggtaaaaaaaaaaggtatttAACCAACTCCCGTAGATCATCATCGATTGCGGTCAATCGCTCCCCACGTAGCAGCATGTTGTCCTTTGACCTGTCGGTCATCATCACCAATCGGCACCCAAAATGCCTTCGCGCTTTGAAAGCTCTTTATGCGCCACCAACCAGAATGTTGTTGAGGGGAATATGAACTGGATAACGAGGTCAGCACAGGCCCTATGCAGCATGTGGGAAGCAAGCGGGGGAAAACATACCCAGCTTAACAATGTATCCAACAGCGCCCATGATCAGGAAACCAACACCAACAGCCTGGCAGATCTGCCTGAACTCCTTCTTGTCGGCTGTGAACCAAAGGAAATAAAACGTCAGCAAGCGCGTTCTTGTAGGAAATGGCGAGCGTCGCCCAACGGGCCGAAGAGCACTTACGCTTCTGGCAGCGGTTGAGGAATTGGATGCCGTCCTTGACGAATTCCCTGGGAACGTCGAGGATTTCTTGAACCGAGTcggacatggtgggctgtttTGAATGTTATGGTGATCGCAGAGTTTGGATAGTTGTGCGCGGTGGTTATTTGTTCTTTTTGGTCGCAATGCGCAATCGTCGGTAGCTACAAGGAGTTGGTCGTCGGGGTGTGAAGGGGGGAGCTTCTTTTATCGGTGTTGCGATTCCAGAGGCGCACGCTATCTGTTTTCATCAAGTGCCAGATCGCCTCAAATTGCAATGTCGAATTTGGCTCCAGCGGCGTCCCCACATATTATTCTAGGGTGCACACACAGTGCAATTAAGGACCAATTCATTTGTCGACGCGATTGCGCCTGTCGCGTCCTACTGCTACTGCAGGAAAGCCCGACAAGCAACAGGTAGTGGGCAAAGCGGGTCTCGGACGACGGGGCGTGCCTTCTCATTGGTGGTTAGCCACCGAGTCCAAGGTACAGCTAGAAGTACCGTTGTCACCTAAGGTTTCCTTTTAGCCAAAGCCAGGTGAGTTGCATCTTGGGGGAGAAAGCTCCGATTTTCTTACTCGTCATAATCCTGTTTCTCAGCGGGAGGGATTTCTCGACGTGCAGACACCGTCCATTTCTCGAACCTCACCTCACGACTGTATTATCAGTCCTCCGCCTTATCAATCGGAACTGCCTTTGCTTTTGAATCGTCATTAAGGACTTgttatttttctttctttctttcttctgtTTTTCTCCCGTTCTCCTCGAGATCAAATTTTCTTGGTCACCACGAGAACGATTGATCGCACGCACGCACAATCATTTCAGTCCGACCGAGACCCCGGATAGCCCATCACATATCTACCATTCTGAAAGAGACGTCTATCTCTTGCCCCAAAATTAACTGCTTCTAGAATCGATCAACTAGTCTGCACGACAATTTCTTTGTGGAGCTTTGGGGAGGAAGAGTCGTTCGGTCTTGGGACAGATTTGGGGCTCAGTTGGCAGTgtacctggacctggatcgttgtACAAAGCACAGCGCGTATCTGCCGCTGCGTCGATCTTTCAATCATCAAATTTGTCGGGTCTTCCGCTTTGGAACCTTTAccttacaaaaaaaaacaggacaGTCGGATCAACCGCTTCCTGGGAAAGACCGCAAGCACAGAGCTTCGTCTTCGAACAGCCTTTGGCAACACAAgagagaagagaagagagccGTGTGTATCAGGTTCACGGAGTGTACGTATGGTCAAAGTTCCGCGCTTTCATTTGTTGCATTTCCATCTCTTCTATCTTTGTCGTTCTCCTTACTGCTCTTCTCTCCTCTTTTTCCTTGTGTTGGCGTTCTTTTCATAATCTTCATGTTTTCCCGACTGGTACTGGAAATGGCGTGGCCACGCGCAACCATCATGTTGATTTCGCTTACTGATATTGGGTTCGGAGACCACAGACACGCTCCTGTAAATCCTGACCGCGTAATTAGGCCTTTTCAATACAGCTTAGCACTAACTGAGCTTGACCTCGAGCATCAAGCTCGCAAATTTTCACACAATGGCCGAGGAGGATTTCGAAATTGACATTTATGGCGATGCCAACCAGGAGCAGCAGGGTGGAGACGACAACAAGCATGATCAATCTTATGAAGGTGGTGACCACCAGGATGGACATGGAGCCAACGACAATGAACAGTACCGAGATGACCAGCAGCATGCCGAAGATTCATCTCACGCAAAGCACGATGACGACTCTAGCCACACCGAATCTGCCACACCACAGCAGAGCAACCCACTGAAGCGTAAAGAGGGCTCTGATGACCGGGCCATCGACCCAGGTGCCACTTCTGCCATCCTTATTTCCGAGCTCCAGTGGTGGATCACCGACGACGACATTCGGGGCTGGATCCGTGAGGCAGGCTGCGAGGAGGAGTTGAAGGATATTACCTTCAGCGAACACAAGGTTAATGGCAAGAGCAAAGGGTACGGCTGAGATATAAAGTTGACTTGGACTGCGATTTATTCATTAATCCATACTAACAGCTGTTATAATTCGCAGTCAGGTGTATATTGAGCTCACATCCCAGCAGGCGGCAACAGCTGTCAAGCATCGCCTGGAATCCTCAGGCGAGGATGGCGCTTCACAAGCAGGCAGGAAGCAACAAGTCATCTATTCTTCACCGACGATGAACCCGTTCCGAACCCTGCCGAAGGACCAGCCCCGGACGGGTAAGGATGGCCAGAACCGTCCCACTTCTGGCGCAGGCTACAACAATGACCGCACAGGCAACATGAGCGGCGGAGGTGGCAATTTCAACGGAGGTTATAACAACCGCGGACGTGGCGGTTATAACAACATGCGCGGCGGAATGGTCAACAACATGAACCAGGGCGGATTCAACCGCAATTTTAACAACAATGCCTACAACAATAACAGCATGGGCTTCAACAACCCGATGGGTGGTGGCAATTTCGGAGGTGGCGGCGGAGCGAACTTTGGTGGCTTCCGCGGCGGCGGAATGGGCATGAACTCGAACATGCGTGGAGGTGCCATGCGTGGAGGCCGCGGTGGTATGGGAGGCGGCATGATGGGTGGAGGTATGGGTGGTCCCATGGGCAACATGGGTAATATGGGCGGCGGTATGGGCAACATGGGCAACATGGGAGCCATGGGTATGGGTGGTATGGGCGGACCCATGGGCGCCATGGGAGCCATGGGAGGAAACATGGGAGCCATGGGAATGATGGGTGGAGGAATGCCTGGTAAGTGAATTTGGAAGTTCCATATTTGGGTCTTCACGATTTCTTTGGACAAGGGAGTATGCTGGAGACTAACGTTGTATATCAGGATTCCAAGGCATGCAAGGGGGATTTAACCCTCAGGGCTTCTTTGGCGGCGTAGGTGGcaataacaacaacaacaacgctCAGGGAGGCGGCGGTAACAACGAGTGGCAGAATCCGCACGGTGCCAAACGTCCTCGGCCGGAATAGGGATCTGGACTTCGATCAGAGACTATACACCAGTACGCCACACCTCCAACTGGCACGCCTACCGTATCAGCCGGCCCCCCAGGCATTCAAATCGTTTCGCAGCAGCTGTGGGGAGCAAAGCCTAGGGCGTTCTAGAAGTATCCCGGTTCAGCTAGGGAGGCGGCCGTCCCTTTCCCACTCAAATTCTCAGGGACTGTGTGAAGGTTAGAGTCCGACTGTGCTCATCATCAAAGCACAAATAACCAGAGCAAAAAGAATCGCGAGTAAGCGGGCGAGCAAGCGCATGCTACACTACAAGGACCATTGGCATTTACGTACTTTTTTCAAtccgtgttttttttttttctaaagCACTTTTGTAACAGAAAGCAGAAAGGAGTTGggattggctttttttttttcttttcaaagAGCAAAAGAACCTGAAAGCTGATCTAATGGCCGATTCGAGCTGAAGGAATACACGGCTACCAAGCAGGAGTTTGGAGTTTGAGAATTTCATAAATGGGAAAAAGGAATATTCATCATCGTTTCGTTTTGTTCTTTGTGATGGCAACTTGATTTTGGCAACTCATCTTATCTTGTCTTCTTATCGTAGGTAGACTCCGTATCAGACCTGCTGCGCCCGCCTGGCTCCCTTCGCTCACGGATGACTTCTGGCCGCCGATTTGGAATATTTAGACCGGGCAGCATGAGCTTCAACACTCAGTTGATTCCGAGCCACAGTCATGTTCATACAGGGACTGAAAAAACGGCGCAATCTCGACGGTCCGGTGATAATTTTATCTGCTACCCAACACTTCTCACATCCTTCAACAGACATGAGGCCACTTCTAGAAATGTATCGGACCCGTTCCTCATGGGGTATCATATCATTCTGAACCTACGCTGCTACCTAAGCCAGCTTCGCCCCTAGCCGCTTGATTTCTTTATTCACAAGACTTGATATCTGCATCCATCTCCTCAACAACAGCTCCGTCTGCTCCTCCAATCCATCCCCATAATCGTGATTATCTTCCTCCAAAGCTTCACAGCGCTCCTCGATGATCTCGTCTCGGTACCTCGTTAGGGCCTTGAGCAGCAGCCGGTCCACCCTGCTCTGCATCCTCTCAGCGGCTCCCTTGCCCCTGACCGAGGCGTCCTCGAAGCCGTCGACAAAGGCGTGCCACGACTCCTCGTTGGGGCTGCAGACCAGCCTCAGCGCCACCTCTGTGCGGTAACAGACGGTGGCGGCGTCGAGCATGTAGTTTCCCAGAAAGTTGCGCTCCTTGAGCAGCTCCCTCTGGGCCTTTGTGAGGAGCGGAAGGATTGCGTCGTCGATGCACACCTCGTCCCACCGGTTAGCGGCGAGCACGAAGCCGTACTCGGCGAGCAAGAAATCGTTGCTGTGGTTGCCGTAGCAGATCAGAACCTCCTCGCCGGCATCGTAGTCCCTGTCGGCCCTGATGGTGAAGTCCTCGTCATTGAAGGCAACAGCGCAACCCGCGTCGGCGTGGTTGAATAGGTCCGCCACAGGCTGCAACACCATCCTGTCCTCCTTGCCGAGCCGCTCCGTGCGCGGACAGACAAAGTAAAAGGTACGCGTATTGGCGAGCAGCCAAGCGTACCGGTACGAGTCCCTGGTCGGCTTTCTCGAGAGCGGCGACGACGTCACGGCCTCCCAGTCCTTGGCGAATTTCTCCTCCTGCTTGGCGAGCAGCTCGGTCGCGCGCGTGGGGAGGAGCGCCTGCAGCGCCGGCGGCCAGGTGAAGGGCATGGTCCGAACGTCCTCCGGGGTAGGGAGCACGGCGTTCCACTCGTCATACTTACCCGAGTCCTCGAGGGCCAGGTCAGCTGCCAGGAGGCCGTGGACCGTCATGTTCTTGGGAAGGGCCTTGCATATCTCATTTGGGACAGTGAATTTTGTCCTTAGGGCTGTTGTGGGCACACGCAGCACGGTCTCATCTGCCTATATGTGTAATTAGCCAAGTACGAAGGATCATGTGCTGGGATATGATGGAATGGTGGTTAGGATTCAAGGAAAATTCCAGGTATACCTTTACTTTCCTACTAGCAATTATACCGATTCCACGCCCGGGGATCCTGTCTGGTCGAACTCCCGAAAGGACAATGCCTTGAGCTTCAGCCCACTTTGACACCAGGTTTGAGTTAGTATCAGTGAGAGTGGCATGTAATAGTGCTGGGTAGACTTGTGGGTCGGCCGTGAAGGCTGCCTCCTTACATTGATCAGTTCCTCGTGTGCCTCCATGATTTAGCGACAATGCAGTGAAATATCTCACGCAGTTCAACCAGTATCTCAATTATACTCGGCAGCGATGGGCAAAGGCTGATTGCCAATTGCGTCCAGTCTCTACTAGACGAGACGCGATGCCAAGATAGAGATGGCCCACCCTCGTCTATATCAAATCGATGAGAGAAAGACAGATCGAAGCGAGCGACGATGAAACTTGGtttgctatttttttttttttctcttgtcaACACATTTTCACAACTCCATCGTCTGGTACATAACTTAACGCCACCCACCAAGGTTAAAATATCTTGGATTCCAGGGGAGGTGCTTTTCAAGCGATGAGTCAATCCGATCGATCCTGCAGTCGTGGATAAGAATAAATTGTAGTACTTTGTAAAACGCGGAGACCTTTCATTGTCATTGCCAATAGGTACGACCTTACCAAACCAATAAGGAAAACCCACCGGGCCCGACGCACGCCTTGTGGGTCTGCCCCAATCGGCACGGAGCCGACTGTGGGGCCGCCTTGCCTGCCGGGAGTCATGAATTGATGGGTGCATCATTTTATCCCTGTCATTTTAGTCGGGACATTTTGCGAGCATCGAACCACAAAGTGTGAAGCTTTCGTGGCAGCTAGGAAAGCTCTCCATGTTGCCCATGTGATGGTGTAGTTCGAGCTGACTACCGTTCACCATTTTCCAAGCTGGCATCCTCAGCCAAAGTGTGGCGGGccaacacaaaaaaaaaaaatgaattcATCTCCCGCTCGTGCCGTGCGGGCACTCGTCCAAAGTCAGAGTCGGCAGCGGCCGACACTTGAGCGCGCTTGCTTGAGCTGCGCAACAGTCGTCCACGCTCGCAGGTGTTTTTCGGTGCTTGATAGGCCACCGCCCAACTACCCGGGCCATGTACCACTGACGAGAGTTGAGCGCGCCGGCCTTGCCGTGGGCTCAGGACTCTGGTCGCTTCTCGATCCCCGCCGAGGAGGTAAATCGACTGCTGCCCACCCCGCTGTACCGGCCTTTCTCCATCACAGAGAATAACGCAAATGTTTCCCCCTGAGATCTGACAAACCCCAAAACCTGCCCCAGACCTGATCGCCGCCTTTGCCGAAGCGACCGCGACCCCCTACTTCGTCCCGCGCCTGCGCGACGCGATGCTCGCCTCGCCCACCGGCCGCCGGATCCTCCGCGACCGACCACGCATCACCTCGTCGTCGCTCGACCTCCCTCGGCTCCGCTCACTGCCGCAGGGGACCGTCGGCGCCACGTACGTGGCCTGGCTGGACCGTGAAGGCGTCACACCGGACACGCGGGCGCACGTACGGTACGTGGACGACGAGGAATGCGCCTACGTGCTCCAGCGCTACCGAGAGAGCCACGACTTTTACCACGCGCTGACGGCGCTCCCAGTCGTGCGCGAGGGCGAGGTCGCCCTCAAGGCGTTCGAGTTTGCAAACACTTTGCTGCCCATGACGGGGCTGGCCACCTTTGCCGCCTTTACGCTGCGCGAAGGCGAGAGGAGGCGCTTCGTCGACACGTACCTGCCCTGGGCGGTCAAGAACGGTCTGCGCGCAAAGGAAATCATCAACGTGTACTGGGAGGAGGAGATGGAGACGGACGTGGTCGATCTGAGAAAGGCGCTGGGCATCGAGCCGCCGCCGGATATGAGGGACGCTAGGAAGAGGGAGAGGGATGCCAGGCGGCGGAGGAAGCAGCTCGAGACTGAAGCTCAACAGGGTCTGGATGCGGCAAGCTTATAAAGTTGGAGGTGGCCATGTGCCTTGGGTGCGGGGAGGCGAGTCGAGCTGGACGACTTGTAATACCATTTGTAGCACCATTGCTCGCTACGTCTTTGTAATGTATTGTGCTGCATTATATCGCTGTAGGTATTTTGACAAAACACATCATACGGATATATGGAAGTATTTCCCTGAACTGTGTACAAGGACGACTCCCTATGGCACTCATTATTTGCTTGGTAGCTCATCCATCCTACCCCAGCTTGTTGTTTGCAAACTGATCAAACATAGCCTGCTGCTCGAATTTAGAAATGTACGAGAAAAACCTTCATtttctgtttttcttttcttttcttttctttttttggaaatCGACCGGGACAAGGCGACACTGCTCTCCCAATCAAAGATCAAGcagatcgtcgtcgtcgtcggcccaGCCCTTTCTCCTGCTGACGACgatcttctcctcctccttcttgtcGGCCACGGCGTTGAGGAGCTCCTTGAGCTGCTCCTCGGTCACTTTTTGTCGCAGCTGGCCCGACTGCGCCAGCATGATCAGTCGGTTCTCCACCTCGGTCGCGCGCGATTCCTTGACCATCCGGATGCGACCCAATCGGTCCATGGCCTCGGGGTGCAGGATCTGGTTCAGGATGCTGGTTCGTGCTTCGGCTGCGTAGTCCCGACAAGAAGAGTTAGACAGAAGTTTTCCCCCTTGATCAAACGGGGACTTGTCGCTTGAAAGCGCGGCGGAATTTCGGCCCGAGGGGTGTCATGGGGTTGATATTTACCTTCTTGTTGTCTGCgaaaggaagaaagaaaaaaagagagaaaagaaaacaaagctcGTCAGCCCAAACATCCAGTCCGATTCCGTGCCCAAGTCGCCTGCGACCAGATCACAAACTCACTTCCTCTGTTCGCCCTGGtttccaccaccaccgccgccgccgccgccgccggactTGGCTCCCCCGCTTTGCGCCTTGAGCTGCTCGAGGCGAGCTTTGCGAATCTGTGGGAGTCAGCGCTTTTGAATGAAGCAGAAAAAAGTATAGTGAGAAGCGTCCGTGCCTTACCTGCTCTAAATCTGCGTCTTCCATTTTGTTCCAAGAGTTGAAGCACCTAGGTAGCTTAATAGTATGTATGTAAATGGACGTGTCGCGCGTCTTGCTTCGTCTGCCTCGCCTGTTATTTTCCACAAAACCCCACCCTGCGTCATAGGGTCCTGTGGGACCCGTCTTGGTAATTTCGGGAGATGTAGGGTAGGTGGCGGGGTGACCAACAACGAAATCGGGATCCTGACATGAATGCCATTACTATTGGACAATTGTTATATATATTTTGTCGGACAGACTTTCTCCAACTGTTCACGCCTCTAGCGCTAATGTCTTGTTCAGTCCTGCCGGCATTAAAAAATCGTTGTAAACATGTATGTCTGTATATCAAATAACATTGCAAGTCTAGAGTTAGTTTATAGATTTAACATCTCCGGATTAAGTACAGTACAAGTGTGGAGAAAAGTCCACACAACCCATGTAACTAGGTTTACAACAAAGTTCATATTATACAGGTCCCCAGAGGACGCTCAAAAAGCTGCTTCAGGTAGTTGTGCCTATGTTGTTTTCATTGCTGAAACAGAACAGCGGCTTGATTGCGCTTGCGAATAAGtttggccttggccttgactGACTCCATTACCGACCACGTCGTAGGCAGTTGCAGACCCAGCTCCCGACCACGCTTGACAAACCATCCGGCCGTGTGTTCAATGTCGAGGTCACTGCCATGCAACACAAACGAACGCAGCTCGCTGTCCCTTGACGGGTTGAGAGACCGCAGCCTGGCTATAATCTCGCCTCGTAGATAGCGGTTTTCCACGTAGCTGCGGAATTTCGGGTTTGTGTCCAGTTCCGGTAACCTGGCTATGACGTTGCGGATCTCATCGAGCATATGTTCCACCAGCCCAAGTCCGCTTTCAAGACGAGCCAGCTCGCTGTACTCACAGTCCAGCAGGGCCACAGTGCTATCAACGGTAGCCAGAAATATCAGTTTGGTCAACTTGAGCTGTAGGAATTGACCCATTGGTAGAGTTTGCACATCGAGCTTCTTGTCTGTTGACATTCCGTATAGAAAATGCTCATGAGCACCAACGAAGTTGGGCGGCGGATGCTTCTGTAGGGTCGCAAACTGGTCCACCTCCCCAAGCAACGCAGTGAGGTATAGTCGCCCCATTTCCGGCTCTTCACCAATTGCAAAACGGTAAAAGTCAGAGCCATCGCGTATGTGCCGCGGTAGATGGGTCATGTGACCCAAGACATACATAGGGCGGCTCTCAGGTTTTTGAAACAGACGCTCGTTGAGAAACTGAGGAAGGCCAAGTGCATCCTGAATGAGGCAGATGACTGTTTTGTTGTCTATCCGCGGAGCCAGAGGCGCAAGTTCCTTCAGAACCTTGCCGGCACGCGTAGTCACCACCAACTGATCAATGTGGTCCTCTCCGCTGTCTCTCCTTGAAGACAAACCTTCAGCAGCCAGTCTCCCGGAAGAAATCACGTCAGAGCCACGCAATACTCGTATCTGTTGGCCCTCTCGGATCCAATACTTTTGTAACTCGCCCGGAAGGAGAAATGTCACAGGTGGAAGCTGCTCGACCAATGACAAGGAGTGGGCGATGTAGGTCGAGTGTATGTTGGAAGCAAGCACATGCGTTGGCTTCAACCGGGTTAGACCTTCTTCGACTTCTCGAGCCAAAAGACTCCGGTGCTGTGGCTGAGGGACCAATGGGCCTCCCGAGATAGACACGACTGTTTCGCTTGAccgcttctttttcttctttttagaTTTCTTTGATTCTGTCCCCGGCGGCGAGCTAAATGTGGGGGTTTCATTCCTGGCTTCTGCCGGCGGCAATGATCGTTGACTTTCGAGGCCCGGTTCGCCAGTCATGTTTGACTCAGTCAAGccagcatcagcagcagcagtcttAAGATTTGCCCTCTCCCCTTCACTTCTATTTGATAGTCCCTTAGACGAGCTAGGTTCGGGGTTGTTTCCATTCCTGGCGTCCGCCGGCGGCGATGTTGGTGGACTTCGGAGGTCTATTGCAGAGGGTGAATAAGTGTCTATCAATAGCGAAGGGATGCCGAAGGGGAAGTCGTAATTCGTGGGAAGATTGGAGTATTCGGTCATTCTCTCTGCTCTACGCATCGCCACCGCAAAGGATTCTGACTTTTCATATGGGCTCGACGACTGAGATCTGGTGCGCTTCTGAACGGGAAAGTAGCGCTGCTGGAGTTCCGGAGTGGGTAGAACAGGAACAAGCAGGCTTGGTACATTGAAAGGGAAATCGTAATTGACCGGCATTTGCGGTTCTTTATCTGGTGCAGAATCGGCCTTGTTGCTGCAAGGAGGTGCTGCTGGTCGACGCGGGTGGGTGCCATGGTTGTTGCCACTCAAAGACTCAGTTCCTTGAACCCTGGCCCGGCCGACCTCGTTGTTATTGCTGCTCCATCTTGTGTATTTATAGGGTATGCGCGCAAGCACCCGCGACTGCGCGCGGCGGCTCAATATTCGAGACACTGTGAACGGTAAATATCACCTAGTGTCGTATGTGGTCATTGCATCTCTGTGATAAAGAGCGGTCGGATGCTGTAAGACCGGCAGAATAGAGGAGGCTAGAAATTACAAATAAGTCAGAGGAGAAAGTAAGTACAAAGAGGACGCTTCAAGGAGCAAAAGGCTCCAATCACACCAAGGGGCCGCAAAACCGTACCTGCTGAGAGACTCGGTAGAATTCAATGTCGTGACGCAAAGAACTTTTTTCCTTAACAAGTTCAAAGTTTCCTAGCTAACATTTAGTTGGCGCAGGCCTACGATTGGTCAGAAAGCTTTCGACGGCTCCACATTAAATTCAGACCTTGCAGAAGGCCCCTTGATGATTGGCAGCCGCGTTCGACCCAGCAATAAATCTCAGTTTGATCACAGGCCCCTACTCTTGATAATCCCTATATTCGTTCGAACAAAATATACGACACTCACCACTCTGAGTAGAAGACCCAAAGAACTGCGTAATCTGTTCAAAAAGGCAGGAATTAATCCTTATTCCGGTGCACGGCATGGCTTCTCAGGATGTTGCATTCGACGCGCTAGTCGAGGGCCTCGCCGACACTGTCAACACCCTGGATACTGATCTGAAGCCGCTCATCGAGAACTTCAAGGAAATATCTTCCAAATTGCCGGTGTTAGATCAGGCCAAACTCAACGTTCTCTTGGCTTACTCAATAGAGTCCATAATTTTTAGTGTGTAATTTCATTCGTTTTCATCCAGCCCATTTCACCGATCTTGCCGCTGACATGAAAT
Above is a genomic segment from Pyricularia oryzae 70-15 chromosome 7, whole genome shotgun sequence containing:
- a CDS encoding RRM domain-containing protein, translated to MAEEDFEIDIYGDANQEQQGGDDNKHDQSYEGGDHQDGHGANDNEQYRDDQQHAEDSSHAKHDDDSSHTESATPQQSNPLKRKEGSDDRAIDPGATSAILISELQWWITDDDIRGWIREAGCEEELKDITFSEHKVNGKSKGQVYIELTSQQAATAVKHRLESSGEDGASQAGRKQQVIYSSPTMNPFRTLPKDQPRTGKDGQNRPTSGAGYNNDRTGNMSGGGGNFNGGYNNRGRGGYNNMRGGMVNNMNQGGFNRNFNNNAYNNNSMGFNNPMGGGNFGGGGGANFGGFRGGGMGMNSNMRGGAMRGGRGGMGGGMMGGGMGGPMGNMGNMGGGMGNMGNMGAMGMGGMGGPMGAMGAMGGNMGAMGMMGGGMPGFQGMQGGFNPQGFFGGVGGNNNNNNAQGGGGNNEWQNPHGAKRPRPE
- a CDS encoding protein transporter Sec61 subunit gamma, producing MSDSVQEILDVPREFVKDGIQFLNRCQKPDKKEFRQICQAVGVGFLIMGAVGYIVKLVHIPLNNILVGGA